In a genomic window of Dyadobacter fermentans DSM 18053:
- a CDS encoding NAD-dependent epimerase/dehydratase family protein, with translation MDKIKVIILGASGFVGRNLMEVFRENESIEAIPGSSSEKPGHLWLDILKPDTWENLVHLQPDIVIDASGYGIVKYQQDLHLLYDINYLKKRDFLDYVAQNHPNVFWVQVGTAFEYQLEQETLTEETPCLPKTHYGISKMMFSQYLLHKPGIRFTILRPFGMFGEGEDNSKFFPLLINAQKDKQSIDLSDGSQGRDYMYVRDLASFVLHKITSRPLQEIENQVINLGSGTCHSLRDLAERFAKEIPDFNPELWNWGAIPQRSGENDKFYNASTKAVSLGFKNYNLQEAIRNTVKFYYTN, from the coding sequence ATGGATAAGATCAAAGTCATTATTCTCGGCGCTTCGGGGTTTGTAGGACGTAATCTGATGGAAGTTTTTCGAGAAAATGAGTCTATCGAAGCAATTCCAGGTTCCAGTTCCGAAAAGCCAGGCCATTTGTGGCTCGACATTCTTAAACCCGACACCTGGGAGAACCTGGTCCACTTACAGCCAGACATTGTAATCGATGCGAGTGGTTACGGAATAGTCAAATACCAGCAGGACCTGCACCTTCTTTACGACATTAATTATCTAAAAAAGAGGGATTTTCTCGATTATGTTGCTCAGAACCACCCGAATGTGTTCTGGGTTCAGGTTGGGACCGCATTTGAATATCAATTGGAGCAGGAAACTTTAACCGAAGAGACCCCCTGTTTACCAAAAACACACTATGGAATTTCAAAAATGATGTTTTCGCAGTACCTACTTCACAAACCGGGCATACGCTTCACAATACTCCGCCCATTCGGCATGTTTGGAGAGGGCGAAGACAATTCGAAATTCTTTCCCCTGTTAATCAACGCTCAGAAGGATAAGCAATCCATTGATCTCTCGGATGGCTCGCAAGGCAGGGACTATATGTATGTGCGCGACCTGGCCTCATTCGTACTTCATAAAATTACTTCCCGACCTTTACAGGAGATTGAGAACCAGGTCATCAACCTTGGCTCAGGAACTTGCCATAGTCTGAGGGACCTTGCAGAGCGTTTTGCGAAGGAAATCCCCGATTTTAACCCTGAACTCTGGAACTGGGGTGCCATTCCGCAGCGCTCAGGAGAGAATGACAAGTTTTACAATGCATCCACAAAAGCCGTGTCTCTAGGCTTCAAAAACTATAACTTACAGGAGGCGATCAGAAACACGGTAAAATTTTATTACACTAACTAA
- the rfbG gene encoding CDP-glucose 4,6-dehydratase, translated as MNYQHLERYYKGKKVFLTGHTGFKGAWMLSWLHALGAQVKGYSLAPENEYDLYNVINGDDMCESVIADIRDRERLKNEIISFSPDFVFHLAAQPLVRLSYEIPAETFDVNAVGTANVLDAIRFLDKPCAGIFITTDKVYENQEWQYPYRENDRLGGYDPYSASKACAELIISSYRNSFFNINSHSAHQKAIASARAGNVIGGGDWAKDRIIPDIIRALRQDQPVSVRNPLSVRPWQHVLEPLGGYLHLGTKLIDDPTTFSDAWNFGPLSEDNLTVEELVNIALKAWGKGAYDKPGLVGQPHEAGLLKLDISKTVANLGWKPKFTARVAIQNTLEWYLKTEQGEQAADLTTQQIAQFSYG; from the coding sequence ATGAATTATCAACATCTCGAAAGATACTATAAGGGAAAAAAGGTATTCCTCACCGGCCATACCGGATTCAAAGGTGCCTGGATGCTCTCCTGGCTGCACGCCCTGGGCGCTCAGGTAAAAGGATATTCCCTTGCTCCCGAAAATGAATACGATTTATACAATGTTATCAATGGAGATGACATGTGTGAGTCGGTTATCGCCGACATTCGCGATAGAGAACGTTTAAAGAATGAAATCATCTCGTTCTCTCCCGATTTCGTTTTCCACCTGGCTGCGCAACCACTCGTCAGGCTGTCGTACGAAATACCCGCAGAAACCTTCGATGTCAATGCAGTTGGAACAGCCAATGTGCTCGATGCGATACGGTTCCTTGATAAGCCCTGTGCCGGGATTTTCATTACTACTGATAAGGTTTATGAAAATCAGGAATGGCAATATCCCTACCGGGAAAATGATCGCCTGGGTGGATATGACCCGTATAGCGCGAGCAAGGCATGTGCTGAACTGATTATCAGTTCCTATCGAAATTCATTTTTCAACATCAACAGCCATTCCGCGCATCAAAAGGCCATCGCCAGCGCCAGGGCTGGAAACGTTATTGGCGGAGGTGATTGGGCAAAAGACCGGATCATACCTGATATCATTCGTGCATTGCGCCAGGATCAGCCGGTGTCGGTTAGAAATCCGCTATCGGTACGCCCATGGCAGCACGTGCTTGAACCGCTCGGCGGCTACCTGCACCTGGGCACGAAACTGATCGATGATCCTACCACATTTTCCGATGCCTGGAATTTTGGCCCGCTGTCGGAAGACAACCTGACCGTTGAAGAGCTTGTCAACATTGCTTTGAAAGCCTGGGGTAAGGGAGCTTACGATAAACCAGGACTGGTCGGTCAGCCACATGAAGCCGGATTATTAAAACTAGATATCAGTAAGACAGTGGCTAATCTGGGCTGGAAGCCTAAATTCACTGCGCGTGTGGCCATTCAAAACACACTTGAATGGTACTTGAAAACAGAGCAAGGAGAGCAAGCGGCGGATTTGACAACACAACAGATTGCACAATTTAGTTATGGATAA
- the rfbF gene encoding glucose-1-phosphate cytidylyltransferase, with protein sequence MKVVLLAGGLGTRLSEETVSRPKPMVEIGGKPILWHIMKIYAAHGFNDFVICLGYKGYVIKEYFANYFLHQSDVTFDMIENKMVIHNSQAEPWKVTLVDTGYETMTGGRVKRVAQYINNEPFLLTYGDGVGNVDISGLIEYHRQNKKLLTVTAVQPSGRFGALNISEANQVNSFLEKPKGDGAWINGGFFVCEPEVLNYITGDSTVFEAEPLEQIAADGHMVAYKHTGFWKPMDTLRDKHELENLWGSNNAPWKNW encoded by the coding sequence ATGAAGGTTGTCTTACTTGCGGGTGGTCTCGGGACCAGATTATCAGAAGAAACTGTTTCAAGGCCCAAGCCGATGGTAGAGATTGGGGGAAAACCCATTCTCTGGCACATCATGAAAATCTATGCAGCACACGGGTTCAACGATTTTGTAATCTGCCTCGGCTATAAAGGTTATGTAATCAAAGAGTACTTTGCCAACTATTTTCTCCATCAGTCGGATGTTACTTTCGATATGATAGAGAATAAAATGGTGATCCATAACTCCCAGGCCGAACCCTGGAAAGTGACGTTGGTGGACACCGGCTATGAAACCATGACGGGCGGACGCGTAAAAAGAGTAGCGCAATATATCAACAACGAACCATTCCTGTTAACATACGGGGACGGTGTCGGTAATGTAGATATTTCAGGCCTTATTGAATACCATCGACAAAATAAGAAGCTGTTGACTGTAACCGCAGTTCAACCGTCCGGTCGTTTTGGAGCATTGAACATCAGCGAGGCGAATCAGGTAAACTCGTTTTTAGAAAAGCCAAAAGGTGACGGTGCCTGGATCAACGGTGGTTTCTTCGTTTGTGAGCCGGAAGTACTGAACTACATCACAGGAGACAGCACCGTATTCGAAGCAGAACCGCTCGAACAAATTGCCGCCGACGGCCACATGGTGGCATACAAACACACCGGCTTCTGGAAACCGATGGACACACTGCGTGATAAGCATGAGCTGGAAAATCTTTGGGGTTCAAATAATGCACCCTGGAAAAACTGGTAA
- a CDS encoding LPS biosynthesis protein, whose product MSQKIETGEQYEPAFEIHLTDVIAFFRKYILFIAIAGAVAAVLGYLLSYTQTKKYTAKTVLLPEYSSSRSSFFSLAVNNNADGPGNLTPDLYPTVLESTSFGEYLLKQPVVTQSGQKYPTLKEYLSKPAPLSLLARIRSFFSFSKPTNEPGGPKLDLKGSGVSYYSREENGLISGAKGMVSASIEQKNNLISIESELTDPVLAAILVEDAKTYLVDYVEDVRTAKLNQQLDFLTNRTEEAKKRLKNAEYALQSYRDKNRNPFLNVARIEEQRLQAEYTLAQSIYSDLVFKQEQMRIKVKEEKPVFKVLETTKVPLNTSSPRRLIFAIIFGGLGVFAALLYIAIIREKFHLILMKD is encoded by the coding sequence ATGTCTCAGAAAATTGAAACGGGAGAACAGTACGAGCCGGCATTTGAAATACACTTGACTGATGTCATCGCCTTCTTTCGCAAGTATATTTTATTTATAGCTATTGCTGGGGCAGTGGCCGCAGTTTTAGGTTATCTGTTGAGTTATACGCAAACAAAAAAGTATACTGCAAAAACCGTTTTACTGCCGGAGTACAGTTCCTCCCGGTCGTCGTTTTTTAGTCTGGCAGTAAACAACAATGCTGATGGTCCGGGAAACCTTACCCCTGATCTTTATCCTACGGTGCTGGAAAGTACGTCTTTCGGTGAATACCTATTGAAGCAGCCAGTCGTCACTCAATCCGGCCAAAAATATCCTACACTTAAAGAATATTTGTCCAAACCTGCCCCACTAAGTTTGCTCGCAAGGATTCGGTCATTTTTCTCTTTCAGTAAACCGACTAATGAACCTGGCGGGCCTAAGCTCGATCTCAAAGGAAGCGGCGTTTCCTATTATTCCAGGGAGGAGAACGGTTTGATTTCCGGAGCAAAAGGGATGGTATCGGCGTCGATTGAGCAAAAGAATAACCTGATCTCCATCGAATCGGAACTGACCGACCCGGTTTTGGCAGCGATCCTGGTGGAAGACGCAAAAACCTATCTGGTAGACTATGTGGAGGATGTCAGGACTGCCAAATTGAATCAGCAGCTGGATTTTTTGACAAACCGCACCGAGGAAGCGAAAAAACGTCTTAAGAATGCCGAATATGCATTACAAAGTTACCGGGATAAAAACCGCAATCCATTTCTCAATGTGGCGAGAATAGAAGAACAAAGGCTGCAAGCAGAATACACATTAGCACAATCCATTTATTCCGATCTCGTATTTAAACAGGAACAAATGCGGATAAAAGTGAAAGAGGAAAAACCGGTTTTCAAAGTGTTGGAAACTACAAAGGTCCCTCTCAATACGAGCAGCCCAAGAAGGTTAATATTTGCAATAATTTTTGGCGGACTCGGTGTGTTTGCCGCTTTGCTTTACATCGCCATTATCAGAGAGAAATTTCATCTAATATTAATGAAGGACTGA
- a CDS encoding SLBB domain-containing protein, giving the protein MTRQYIVAIYFVFLILFSFQGFTQNTAPATAPTQSPGTAPVNTNQAVEFYNQAKSAGMSDMDIEKAALQKGYTLDDISTIRRRLQQTSQDNTKRDPNRDALDETREQDDQDELDEETNNDKDSTASRNARSRILSRTFGSSFFGRSTVTFEPNLRIPTPKNYVLGPDDELVVDIYGNSVDNFRMKVSPEGTVKMLNLAPVYINGLTIEQASERIVNRLRQAYSTLNRPGSGTYSTITLGNVRSIRVMVVGEAVRPGTYTVSSLSTAFNALYVSGGPGINGSYRNIEVIRNNKLVKKIDLYRFLVDADLQDNIALQDQDIILIRPYETKLELNGAVKKTGIFEAKPGETLKDVLRYAGGYTPEAFTDLIQYQRNTGNNFVIGSIDSSQVATFQPRNGDIYEVKRILEVVVNQVEIRGAVTRPGIYPLDERTKTVKDLITISQGTGPRAFLNRALLERASGDTQTGLVAIDLRKLLNGEIPDIQLQPGDILTIKSVEDLREFTYLSIGGSVINPGAYYYYKDITIADLIFQAGGYTEGGVPYRIEVSRRVKNDTTGLPENQNVRIFTLDVADNLVLNENDQKFKLLPYDIVLVRKSPRYEAQKTVTVVGEVLYPGTYTIRNNFEKISDLFPKVGGIKKEGYLKGAKFYRNQELVALDLQAIVDKPSIPANLLLADGDTLVIPKRSETIRIQGGVYNPSLVNFDKNFTFKEYISQAGGFTERARKSRTYVSYPNGRTYRTTRLLFFRSYPKVEPGSVITIPMKVERPDRQMSPGERIAIISLISTLAITAIRFL; this is encoded by the coding sequence ATGACCAGACAATACATTGTTGCTATATACTTTGTGTTTCTTATCTTATTCAGTTTTCAAGGCTTCACCCAAAACACTGCACCTGCTACGGCTCCCACCCAATCCCCGGGAACAGCCCCAGTAAACACGAATCAGGCCGTTGAATTCTACAACCAGGCAAAAAGCGCCGGGATGTCAGATATGGATATTGAGAAGGCTGCGTTGCAAAAAGGATATACGCTCGACGATATTTCAACCATTCGCAGGCGTTTGCAGCAAACTTCACAGGACAATACAAAAAGGGACCCTAACCGCGATGCACTGGACGAAACCCGCGAACAGGACGACCAGGACGAGCTGGACGAAGAGACCAATAACGACAAGGATTCGACGGCATCCAGAAATGCCAGATCCCGCATTTTGAGCCGGACATTTGGATCGTCGTTTTTCGGACGGTCCACCGTGACTTTCGAGCCGAATCTTCGGATACCTACTCCCAAGAACTACGTTCTTGGACCGGACGACGAGCTCGTTGTGGATATTTACGGAAATTCCGTCGACAATTTCCGGATGAAAGTTAGTCCCGAAGGAACCGTAAAGATGCTTAACCTGGCTCCCGTTTATATCAACGGACTTACCATCGAACAGGCTAGCGAGCGGATTGTAAATCGGTTAAGACAAGCTTATTCAACTTTGAACAGGCCCGGCTCCGGGACATATTCGACCATCACGCTAGGCAATGTGCGAAGCATTCGTGTGATGGTGGTTGGGGAAGCTGTCCGGCCTGGAACTTACACGGTTTCTTCTTTATCGACTGCTTTTAATGCATTATATGTCTCCGGAGGTCCTGGAATTAATGGATCGTATCGCAATATTGAAGTCATCAGGAACAATAAACTGGTCAAGAAAATTGACTTGTACCGATTTCTGGTAGATGCAGATCTGCAAGACAACATTGCGCTGCAAGACCAGGACATTATTTTGATCCGCCCTTATGAAACTAAATTAGAGCTGAATGGTGCAGTCAAAAAGACAGGAATCTTTGAAGCCAAGCCTGGCGAGACGTTAAAAGATGTTCTTCGTTACGCAGGGGGCTATACGCCGGAAGCATTTACCGACCTTATACAATACCAGCGCAATACAGGCAATAATTTTGTCATCGGCTCTATTGATTCTTCGCAGGTAGCGACCTTTCAGCCTCGAAATGGCGATATTTATGAAGTAAAAAGGATTCTCGAAGTGGTGGTGAACCAGGTAGAGATAAGAGGAGCGGTCACCCGCCCGGGCATTTATCCGCTCGACGAAAGGACCAAGACAGTCAAAGACCTTATCACCATTTCCCAGGGAACGGGGCCAAGAGCCTTTTTGAACCGTGCCCTCCTGGAAAGAGCAAGCGGTGACACTCAAACGGGCCTTGTTGCCATCGATCTCAGGAAACTTTTGAACGGAGAAATCCCCGATATTCAACTTCAACCGGGAGACATTCTGACCATTAAATCGGTCGAGGATCTACGTGAGTTCACTTATCTTTCCATAGGCGGCTCGGTAATTAATCCCGGGGCTTACTACTACTATAAAGATATCACGATTGCTGACCTCATATTCCAGGCTGGTGGCTACACCGAAGGAGGGGTTCCCTATCGCATTGAGGTTTCCCGCCGTGTTAAAAATGATACAACTGGCTTACCTGAAAATCAGAACGTGCGGATTTTCACATTGGATGTGGCGGATAATCTTGTTCTGAATGAAAATGACCAGAAATTCAAACTTCTGCCGTATGACATTGTTCTGGTAAGAAAGTCTCCGAGATATGAAGCTCAGAAAACAGTTACGGTAGTTGGAGAGGTATTGTATCCAGGTACGTACACGATCAGAAACAACTTCGAGAAAATATCCGATTTGTTCCCGAAAGTTGGAGGAATAAAAAAGGAGGGTTATCTAAAAGGAGCTAAATTTTACAGGAACCAGGAACTGGTTGCCCTGGATCTCCAAGCCATTGTCGACAAGCCTTCGATCCCTGCCAATCTGCTTCTGGCCGACGGGGACACACTTGTAATCCCCAAAAGGTCCGAAACCATCCGGATTCAGGGCGGTGTTTATAACCCGTCGCTCGTCAACTTCGACAAAAACTTCACTTTCAAAGAATATATTTCCCAGGCAGGAGGGTTTACCGAAAGAGCAAGAAAAAGTCGCACTTATGTCTCTTATCCAAACGGGAGGACTTACCGCACCACGCGATTGCTGTTTTTCCGCTCTTATCCGAAAGTAGAACCGGGATCTGTGATTACAATTCCAATGAAAGTGGAAAGGCCTGATCGCCAAATGAGCCCTGGTGAAAGGATTGCTATCATTTCGTTGATCAGCACGTTGGCAATTACCGCGATTCGATTCCTCTAA
- the aspS gene encoding aspartate--tRNA ligase has translation MLRTHTCGELSLGHVNQDVVLCGWVQRVRDKGGMIWLDLRDRYGITQLLFEEGKTPANVLETARSLGREFVISAKGAVIERLAKNDKIATGDIEIRVAELTILNPAKLPPFLIEDETDGGDDIRMKYRYLDLRRNVVRKNLQLRHQVARYTRAYLDNLNFIEVETPVLIKSTPEGARDFVVPSRMNPGEFYALPQSPQTFKQLLMVAGFDRYYQIVKCFRDEDLRADRQPEFTQIDCEMSFVTQEDVLNTFEGMIRELFSKVKGIDLPEVPRVTYADAMRLYGSDKPDTRFEMQFVELKGDDRDLTSGKGFGVFDDAGLVVGINASGCAGYTRKQVDELTDWIKRPQIGAKGLVYVRYNADGSIKSSVDKFYSEEELKKWVEAFDAKPGDLLLILSGQGDKTRKQLNELRLEIGSRLGLRNPDEYRALWVIDFPLLEFGEEENRWFAMHHPFTSPKPEDVDLLDKNLGQVRANAYDMVINGVEVGGGSVRIFEKELQRKMFEILGFSAEEAQEQFGFLMNAFEFGAPPHAGIAFGFDRLCSIFGGADSIRDFIAFPKNNSGRDVMIDSPSAISDAQLKELAIKVAETAQ, from the coding sequence ATGTTACGTACACATACCTGCGGGGAATTAAGCTTAGGACATGTAAATCAAGACGTTGTATTATGTGGTTGGGTTCAGCGCGTCCGCGACAAGGGAGGCATGATCTGGCTCGACCTGCGTGACCGTTACGGCATCACCCAGCTGCTTTTCGAAGAAGGCAAAACCCCTGCAAATGTGTTGGAAACTGCCCGTTCGCTGGGCCGCGAATTCGTCATTTCCGCCAAAGGTGCGGTTATCGAGCGACTGGCCAAAAACGACAAAATCGCAACCGGCGACATCGAGATCCGCGTGGCGGAACTCACCATTCTCAACCCTGCGAAACTGCCTCCGTTCCTGATCGAAGACGAGACCGACGGCGGCGACGACATCCGCATGAAATACCGCTACCTCGACCTTCGCCGGAATGTGGTACGCAAAAATCTGCAATTACGTCATCAGGTGGCGCGTTACACCCGCGCTTACCTCGATAACCTGAATTTCATAGAAGTAGAAACGCCGGTACTTATCAAATCCACGCCGGAAGGCGCCCGCGATTTCGTGGTACCGAGCCGTATGAACCCGGGCGAGTTTTACGCATTGCCGCAATCCCCGCAAACATTCAAACAATTGCTGATGGTGGCCGGCTTCGACCGTTACTACCAGATCGTGAAATGCTTCCGCGACGAGGACCTGCGCGCCGACCGCCAGCCTGAATTCACCCAAATCGACTGTGAAATGTCGTTTGTGACGCAGGAAGACGTGCTCAACACCTTCGAAGGCATGATCCGCGAGCTCTTCTCCAAAGTAAAAGGTATAGACCTGCCGGAAGTGCCGCGTGTGACGTACGCCGATGCAATGCGCCTCTACGGTTCCGATAAACCCGATACCCGTTTCGAAATGCAATTCGTGGAGCTGAAAGGCGACGACCGCGACCTCACTTCCGGCAAAGGCTTCGGCGTATTCGACGATGCCGGCCTGGTGGTGGGTATCAATGCCTCCGGCTGCGCGGGTTACACGAGAAAGCAAGTTGATGAACTGACCGACTGGATCAAACGCCCGCAAATTGGTGCGAAAGGTTTGGTATACGTTCGTTACAATGCCGATGGTTCAATCAAGTCGTCCGTAGACAAATTTTACTCCGAAGAAGAGCTTAAAAAATGGGTGGAGGCGTTTGATGCCAAGCCGGGCGACCTGCTGCTGATCCTTTCGGGACAAGGCGACAAAACACGTAAGCAACTCAACGAACTTCGCCTCGAAATAGGCTCACGCCTGGGACTTCGCAATCCCGATGAATACCGTGCATTATGGGTGATCGACTTCCCGCTATTGGAGTTTGGTGAAGAAGAAAACCGCTGGTTCGCGATGCACCACCCGTTCACCAGCCCGAAACCGGAAGACGTGGACTTGCTCGACAAAAATCTTGGTCAGGTGCGTGCCAATGCATACGATATGGTCATCAACGGCGTTGAAGTGGGCGGCGGTTCTGTACGGATTTTCGAAAAGGAACTTCAACGTAAGATGTTCGAAATCCTTGGATTCTCGGCGGAAGAGGCGCAGGAGCAATTCGGCTTCCTGATGAATGCATTTGAATTCGGCGCACCACCGCACGCCGGCATCGCCTTCGGTTTCGACCGTCTCTGCTCGATTTTCGGCGGCGCCGACTCGATCCGCGACTTCATCGCATTCCCTAAAAACAATTCCGGCCGCGATGTAATGATCGATTCACCTTCGGCGATTTCGGATGCACAGTTGAAGGAGCTGGCGATAAAAGTGGCAGAAACCGCTCAATAA
- a CDS encoding prolyl oligopeptidase family serine peptidase, translating to MSLITASALSEYGNTQRLAYPETRKQAHFDEYHGVKVADPYRWLEDDRSEETAEWVKAQNEVTFGYLRAIPFREKIIRDLEKAYNYPKYSAPRKKGEYFYFYKNDGLQNQAVLYRQKGLDGTPEVVVDPNKLSPDGTTRLTVFSLSKDGAYAVLGFSKGGSDWQEYQVMKMQDLSKLSEKVEWVKVSGAAWQGDGFYYSRYPKPDGSALAAKNENHQVFFHRIGTPQTDDKLVFEDPANPQRFHTVGTTEDEQYAILSVSDRGKGKDGNAIWALKNGATRFVPLHEEITDSQFRVIDNIGTDFLIETNDQAPNGKVVLFKTADRTWQPILPEREEPLENAELAGGKLFASYLKDVTTRTYVYNPQGVLQSEIALPGLGAAAGFGGEKDDAFVFYTFTSFNYPSTIFRYDIASGKSSVFREPEVAFKPSDYETKQVFYPSKDGTRIPAFITYKKGLKLDGTNPTILYGYGGFNVSLPPAFSPTRIPFFDQGGVYVQANLRGGSEYGEKWHEQGMKLKKQNVFDDFIAAAEFLIREKYTSPERLAIQGGSNGGLLVGAVMNQRPELFKVAFPAVGVMDMLRFHKFTIGWNWIADYGSSDNAEEFKVLYGYSPLHNIRAGGHYPATMITTADHDDRVVPAHSFKYAAELQAKAGNSSANPLLIRIDTNSGHGASNTKKALETQADIYAFLFRNMGLTWK from the coding sequence ATGAGTTTGATTACAGCATCGGCATTGTCGGAGTACGGCAATACGCAGCGACTTGCCTATCCCGAAACGCGGAAACAGGCGCATTTCGATGAATATCATGGCGTGAAAGTGGCAGATCCTTACCGCTGGCTTGAAGACGACCGTTCGGAAGAAACGGCCGAATGGGTGAAAGCCCAGAATGAGGTTACATTTGGTTACCTCCGTGCCATCCCGTTCAGAGAGAAGATTATCCGGGATTTGGAAAAAGCTTACAACTATCCCAAATATTCCGCGCCGAGGAAGAAAGGCGAATATTTCTATTTCTATAAAAATGACGGCTTGCAAAATCAGGCTGTACTTTATCGCCAGAAAGGCCTCGACGGCACACCGGAGGTGGTGGTGGATCCGAACAAGCTTTCGCCCGACGGCACCACGCGGCTTACTGTTTTCAGCCTCTCCAAAGACGGTGCATATGCCGTTTTAGGATTTTCAAAAGGCGGCTCCGACTGGCAGGAATATCAGGTAATGAAAATGCAGGACCTGTCTAAGCTTTCCGAAAAGGTGGAATGGGTGAAAGTCTCAGGCGCGGCCTGGCAGGGCGACGGCTTCTATTACAGTCGCTATCCCAAGCCCGACGGCAGTGCGCTTGCGGCCAAAAACGAAAACCACCAGGTATTTTTCCACCGCATCGGCACGCCTCAGACGGACGACAAGCTGGTATTCGAAGACCCCGCAAACCCGCAGCGGTTCCATACAGTAGGCACGACCGAGGATGAGCAATACGCCATTCTGAGCGTGAGCGATCGCGGCAAGGGCAAAGATGGTAACGCGATTTGGGCGCTCAAAAACGGCGCAACCCGTTTTGTGCCGCTGCATGAAGAAATAACCGATTCGCAATTCCGGGTGATCGACAACATCGGCACCGACTTCCTTATCGAAACAAACGACCAGGCACCTAATGGCAAAGTAGTGCTCTTCAAAACGGCTGACCGGACATGGCAGCCCATTCTCCCGGAGCGCGAAGAGCCATTGGAAAACGCGGAGCTGGCCGGCGGTAAACTTTTCGCGTCGTATCTGAAAGACGTCACTACACGCACATATGTGTACAACCCGCAGGGCGTCCTGCAAAGTGAAATCGCATTGCCCGGCCTTGGCGCCGCGGCCGGTTTCGGGGGTGAGAAGGACGATGCATTCGTGTTTTACACCTTCACTTCTTTCAATTACCCTTCGACTATTTTCCGCTACGATATCGCCAGCGGGAAAAGCAGCGTATTCCGCGAGCCGGAAGTCGCATTCAAACCGTCGGATTACGAAACGAAGCAGGTTTTCTATCCAAGCAAGGACGGCACCCGCATTCCGGCATTTATAACTTATAAAAAAGGCTTGAAACTGGATGGCACCAACCCGACGATCCTCTACGGCTACGGCGGCTTCAATGTGAGCCTGCCGCCTGCGTTTAGCCCTACCCGTATCCCGTTTTTCGATCAGGGCGGGGTTTATGTCCAGGCCAACCTGCGTGGCGGCAGCGAGTACGGCGAGAAATGGCACGAGCAAGGAATGAAGCTCAAAAAGCAGAATGTGTTCGACGATTTCATCGCAGCGGCAGAATTCTTGATCCGCGAGAAATACACTTCACCTGAGCGCCTGGCCATTCAGGGTGGTTCCAATGGCGGCTTGCTTGTTGGCGCGGTGATGAACCAGCGCCCCGAGCTTTTCAAAGTGGCTTTCCCGGCGGTAGGCGTAATGGACATGCTCCGTTTTCACAAATTCACCATTGGCTGGAACTGGATCGCCGATTACGGGAGCAGCGACAATGCAGAGGAATTTAAAGTCCTGTACGGCTACTCGCCCCTGCACAATATCCGGGCAGGCGGCCATTACCCGGCAACCATGATCACCACCGCCGATCACGACGACCGCGTGGTGCCTGCGCATTCATTCAAATACGCGGCGGAGTTGCAAGCCAAAGCAGGCAATTCTTCGGCTAACCCGCTACTCATCCGGATCGATACCAACTCCGGCCACGGCGCTAGTAATACTAAAAAAGCACTTGAAACGCAGGCGGATATTTATGCGTTTTTGTTTCGGAATATGGGGCTGACGTGGAAGTGA